One stretch of Acidobacteriota bacterium DNA includes these proteins:
- a CDS encoding lysozyme, with protein sequence MQISEHGLELLKQWEGFELKLYKDSAGLPTIGVGHLLTKSELTSGKILIDGLPVQYSGGLTDQQALDLLSQDVKPAEQAVNTGAKVALTQNQFDALVSFTFNVGVGAFTGSTLLKVLNQSQYAGVPDQLRRWTRSGGQVVQGLVNRRENEIKLWNGQI encoded by the coding sequence ATGCAAATCAGTGAACACGGCCTCGAACTGCTGAAACAATGGGAAGGCTTTGAGCTCAAGCTCTACAAAGACTCAGCCGGGCTGCCGACAATCGGTGTTGGTCACCTCCTTACTAAGTCCGAGCTGACATCCGGTAAGATTCTGATCGATGGTTTGCCGGTACAATACTCCGGCGGTTTGACCGACCAGCAGGCGCTTGATCTGCTGAGTCAAGACGTCAAGCCCGCGGAACAAGCTGTTAACACCGGCGCCAAGGTAGCTCTCACTCAGAACCAGTTTGATGCGCTCGTTTCATTTACCTTCAACGTTGGAGTCGGAGCTTTCACGGGCAGTACTCTTTTGAAAGTGCTCAACCAGAGCCAGTACGCCGGAGTGCCGGATCAATTGCGTCGCTGGACTCGATCTGGCGGCCAGGTCGTGCAAGGGTTGGTCAACCGCAGAGAAAATGAAATCAAACTCTGGAACGGTCAGATCTAA